The proteins below are encoded in one region of Apium graveolens cultivar Ventura chromosome 4, ASM990537v1, whole genome shotgun sequence:
- the LOC141718191 gene encoding VQ motif-containing protein 11-like: protein MASSSSSSSPKPNNNKSPQLENAICVHVDPSNYHDVVQKLTGARPAVEKLPITTSPHFNAKHNPVNVGAVRPSFKLQEPARNLQLQLNQNGLTESAFAPRKRVINVSPVSTLDTVLARGSPSPGTSVSPFVPVEEIAMANKGFYLYPSPPASTASKPQPQLLPLFPASPDS from the coding sequence ATGGCTTCTTCTAGTTCCTCTTCCTCTCCCAAACCAAACAATAACAAATCACCGCAGCTAGAAAATGCCATTTGTGTTCATGTTGACCCATCAAACTATCATGATGTGGTCCAGAAATTAACAGGAGCCAGACCAGCAGTCGAGAAGCTccccatcactacttctccacaTTTCAATGCAAAGCACAACCCTGTTAATGTTGGTGCAGTAAGACCATCGTTCAAACTCCAAGAACCGGCTAGAAACCTCCAACTACAGTTGAACCAAAATGGGTTAACTGAGTCTGCGTTTGCACCAAGAAAGAGAGTGATAAATGTCTCGCCTGTGTCAACATTGGACACGGTTTTGGCACGAGGGAGTCCAAGTCCAGGAACATCAGTGTCACCTTTTGTACCAGTGGAGGAGATAGCTATGGCAAATAAAGGCTTTTATTTGTATCCTAGTCCACCGGCTAGTACTGCTAGCAAGCCTCAACCACAGTTGCTTCCCTTGTTCCCAGCATCTCCAGATTCTTAA
- the LOC141718192 gene encoding VQ motif-containing protein 11-like — protein sequence MPLVFMLTHQTFVMWSRKLTGARPTVEKLPITTSPHFNAKHNPVNIGPVRPSFKLQEHARNFQLQLNQNGLPESAFAPRKRVTNVSPVSTLDTVLAQGSPSPGTSLSPFVPQEEHYLYPSPPATASKPQPQLLPLFPTSPDS from the coding sequence ATGCCATTAGTGTTCATGTTGACCCATCAAACTTTCGTGATGTGGTCCAGAAAACTAACAGGAGCCAGACCAACAGTGGAGAAGCTccccatcactacttctccacaTTTCAATGCAAAGCACAACCCTGTTAACATTGGTCCAGTAAGACCATCGTTCAAACTCCAAGAACACGCTAGAAACTTCCAACTACAATTGAACCAAAATGGGTTACCCGAGTCTGCGTTTGCACCAAGAAAGAGAGTGACAAATGTCTCGCCTGTGTCAACATTGGACACGGTTTTGGCACAAGGGAGTCCAAGTCCAGGAACATCATTGTCACCTTTTGTACCTCAGGAAGAACATTATTTGTATCCTAGTCCACCAGCTACTGCTAGCAAGCCTCAACCACAGTTGCTTCCCTTGTTCCCAACATCTCCAGATTCTTAA